One Deltaproteobacteria bacterium genomic window carries:
- the fdhF gene encoding formate dehydrogenase subunit alpha, whose product MGTNKLSLSIDGKEVQATAGQTILEVARENKIYIPSLCQYAKTTNVGACRVCVVEVAGARTLVASCCMPISPGMVIKTDTPAVKAAQKLVVELLWSSGDHNCLTCEQNGSCELQNLIYWLGIEKPRFDIVSPGYDIEKTNSMIQRDLNKCVLCGRCIRACNEIQVNEVLDFSRRGFRSKVGPAFDTDYIDSECFFCGECVDACPVGAITMKQARFGGRPWELKKVHTTCTYCGVGCQLDLNIHDGKIVKVSGNREYGEPNEGSLCVKGRFGMDFVHSPDRLKTPLIRKDGELKEASWDEAYSYIAEKLASIKKVNGPDSVAGFSSARATNEENYLFQKFMRAVIGTNNVDHCARLUHSSTVAGLAAAFGSGAMTNSIDEIEYTDAMLAIGTNTTENHPVIGAKIKRAVRQRGAKLIVADPREIDLVKYATIWLRQRPGTDVALLNGMMNVIISEGLYDKEYVENRTEGFEAMKKVVEKFTPAYVEKISGVPAEDLKTAARIYAEAGKATILYTMGITQHITGTDNVKSCANLAMLCGNVGIEGGGVNPLRGQNNVQGACDMGALPVVFTGYQPVANDEARAKFEKAWGVSLPPKPGITIVETLNAAHEGKIKALYVMGENPMLSDPDLTHAKEALNHLDLLVVQDIFLTETAQLAHVVLPAACFAEKEGTFSNTERRVQRVRKAVEAPGQSKADWVIIAELSTRMGYSMNYASPEEIMKEINQLTPSYAGITYARLEKEGLQWPCPNTDHPGTRYLHKDRFSRGLGLFHAIDYIPPAEIPDAQFPFVMTTGRVLYQYHTGTMSRLSKGITERCPESLVEINPADAKKLKIKDGQMVKVTSRRGSVQAKSKITERSAKGIIFMNFHFREAAVNLLTNPALDPICKIPEYKVCAVKVEAA is encoded by the coding sequence ATGGGAACAAACAAATTGTCACTATCGATCGACGGAAAGGAGGTGCAAGCTACTGCCGGACAAACAATTCTGGAGGTTGCGCGGGAAAACAAAATATACATCCCCTCCCTTTGTCAGTATGCTAAAACCACAAATGTCGGCGCCTGCCGCGTTTGTGTCGTTGAAGTTGCAGGGGCGAGAACCCTTGTGGCATCATGCTGTATGCCTATAAGTCCAGGCATGGTAATCAAGACGGATACCCCGGCTGTGAAAGCTGCACAGAAGCTGGTGGTCGAACTGCTTTGGTCATCCGGCGACCATAACTGCCTGACCTGTGAGCAGAACGGAAGCTGTGAATTGCAGAATCTGATCTACTGGCTGGGAATAGAAAAACCACGCTTTGATATCGTTTCTCCCGGATATGACATCGAAAAAACCAACTCGATGATCCAGAGGGACTTGAACAAGTGTGTTCTCTGCGGCCGCTGTATTCGTGCCTGTAACGAAATCCAGGTCAATGAGGTTCTCGATTTTTCCAGACGTGGATTCCGTTCAAAGGTCGGACCCGCCTTCGATACGGACTACATTGATTCGGAATGCTTCTTCTGCGGTGAATGTGTCGATGCCTGCCCTGTCGGAGCGATCACGATGAAGCAGGCAAGATTTGGGGGCCGTCCCTGGGAACTTAAAAAGGTCCACACAACCTGCACCTACTGCGGAGTGGGATGTCAGCTTGATCTCAATATCCACGACGGAAAGATCGTCAAGGTCAGCGGCAACCGGGAATACGGCGAACCCAATGAAGGGAGCCTCTGTGTTAAGGGAAGGTTCGGCATGGATTTCGTGCATAGTCCCGATCGCCTGAAGACCCCTCTTATCAGGAAGGACGGGGAACTAAAGGAGGCAAGCTGGGACGAGGCGTATAGTTACATTGCCGAAAAGCTTGCTTCGATCAAGAAAGTAAACGGGCCTGACAGTGTTGCCGGATTTTCTTCAGCCCGTGCTACCAACGAAGAAAATTATCTCTTCCAGAAATTTATGAGGGCGGTGATCGGAACCAACAATGTCGATCACTGTGCCCGTCTCTGACACTCTTCCACAGTGGCCGGTCTGGCCGCTGCTTTTGGAAGTGGTGCAATGACCAATTCAATTGATGAAATTGAATATACCGACGCTATGTTAGCAATCGGAACCAATACGACTGAGAACCATCCTGTTATCGGCGCGAAAATAAAAAGGGCCGTTCGCCAGCGCGGCGCCAAGCTGATCGTCGCTGATCCGAGAGAAATCGATCTCGTGAAATACGCCACCATCTGGCTGCGCCAGAGGCCCGGCACTGATGTGGCATTATTAAACGGCATGATGAACGTCATTATCTCTGAAGGCCTCTATGACAAGGAATATGTAGAAAACCGCACCGAAGGCTTTGAGGCCATGAAGAAGGTCGTGGAAAAATTCACTCCTGCTTATGTCGAGAAGATCTCAGGAGTACCCGCAGAAGACCTCAAAACAGCAGCACGAATATATGCGGAGGCAGGTAAGGCCACTATTCTTTACACCATGGGTATCACCCAGCACATTACCGGTACGGACAACGTCAAATCCTGTGCCAACCTGGCAATGCTTTGCGGAAATGTGGGTATTGAAGGAGGCGGTGTCAACCCTCTGAGAGGCCAGAACAATGTCCAGGGCGCCTGCGATATGGGAGCACTGCCCGTTGTCTTCACCGGTTACCAGCCGGTAGCCAATGACGAGGCCCGGGCAAAATTCGAGAAGGCCTGGGGTGTATCTCTTCCCCCAAAACCCGGTATCACCATCGTAGAAACCCTGAACGCTGCCCACGAAGGGAAGATCAAGGCTCTGTATGTTATGGGCGAAAATCCTATGCTTTCTGATCCGGACCTGACTCATGCAAAAGAGGCATTAAACCATCTGGATCTTCTGGTTGTACAGGATATATTCCTTACTGAAACGGCACAGCTTGCTCATGTTGTACTGCCTGCCGCATGCTTCGCCGAAAAGGAAGGCACCTTCTCCAATACGGAAAGAAGGGTTCAGCGTGTCCGGAAGGCCGTTGAGGCACCCGGTCAGTCAAAGGCAGACTGGGTGATTATTGCCGAACTCTCAACGAGAATGGGTTACTCCATGAACTATGCATCTCCTGAAGAGATCATGAAGGAGATCAACCAGTTGACGCCAAGTTATGCAGGCATCACCTATGCAAGGCTTGAAAAAGAGGGTCTCCAGTGGCCGTGCCCCAATACGGATCATCCGGGAACCAGATACCTGCATAAAGACAGATTCAGTAGAGGTCTGGGATTGTTCCATGCGATTGATTATATTCCACCAGCGGAAATTCCGGATGCCCAATTCCCGTTTGTGATGACCACCGGGCGCGTCCTTTATCAGTATCACACGGGTACTATGTCTCGTCTGTCGAAGGGTATCACGGAAAGGTGCCCGGAATCGCTCGTAGAGATCAACCCGGCTGATGCGAAAAAACTAAAAATCAAAGACGGACAGATGGTGAAGGTTACCTCCCGTCGCGGTTCTGTTCAGGCAAAATCGAAGATTACCGAACGCTCGGCCAAGGGAATTATCTTTATGAATTTCCACTTCCGGGAAGCAGCCGTTAATTTGCTCACGAATCCCGCCCTTGATCCGATTTGCAAAATTCCGGAATATAAGGTATGTGCGGTAAAGGTAGAAGCGGCTTAA
- the nuoF gene encoding NADH-quinone oxidoreductase subunit NuoF, protein MKVFRSHFLICGGTGCHASGTLKVKQALQGEIDKRGFTDQVKIVETGCNGFCALGPIMVAYPEGVIYMSMKPEDMPELVEEHLVKGRVLERLLYKEPMTQELIPAMNDIPFFALQKLIVLKNRGRIDPENIEEAIARDGYAGMAKALTEMTPDQIIKEVLDSGLRGRGGAGFPTGLKWKFCSQSPGDVKYILCNADEGDPGAFMDRSVLEADPHALLEGMVIGAKAIGAHQGYIYCRAEYPLALHRLQIAIDQAKEYGLLGKNILGTGFDVDIEIYQGAGAFVCGEETALMTSIEGKRGMPRPRPPFPAIAGLWGKPSVLNNVETFANIGQIISNGSSWYNAIGTEKSKGTKVFALTGDVNNVGLVEVPMGTTLGQIVYDIGGGIPGGKKFKAAQLGGPSGGCIPTEHLNAPIDYERVTELGAIMGSGGMIVLNEDKCAVDMARFFMDFVQDESCGKCTPCREGTKRMLEILTNITKGKGKEGDIELLQEMAVIIKNASLCGLGQTAPNPILSTIRYFRNEYEEHIRDKKCRAVVCSALFKSPCQHTCPAGMDVPAYIALIRAERFSDAYKVMLKTNPFPSVCGRVCDHKCQAKCRRGNLDEPLAIKFLKRFITDNAPRPVTAPVPVTRKEKIAVIGGGPSGLTAARDLALRGYKVVVFEELPTAGGMLGWAIPAYRLPRNTLASEIKDNVESLGVEIKCNTRVGKDISFERVNKDFDYIFLATGAHKSQPMGVPGENLNGVFGGVEFLRDFNGDEDAWVSGKKSLGSKVAVIGGGNSAIDAARVALRLGASVTILYRRERRDMPAAEEEIIAAEEEGIKIEYLIAPLKIDEKNGKVSGITCERMKLGDFDKSGRRRPVAIAGSEFTLSVDAVIASIGQVPDMTFVPKDSGVNVNKRSTFDLASGSKSQTTNPKFFAGGDALTGPDTVIGAIAAGHQAARDMDAHIRMINGEPAYEEPAEEKIDIPFIIDEESEEAPQAKMPELHGPDRKRNFKEVELGYKKMIAVLEASRCLRCDAEVD, encoded by the coding sequence ATGAAAGTGTTTCGTTCGCATTTTTTGATCTGTGGAGGAACCGGATGTCACGCTTCCGGAACCCTTAAAGTGAAACAGGCGTTACAGGGAGAGATTGATAAACGGGGATTTACAGATCAGGTGAAAATTGTTGAAACCGGTTGTAACGGATTTTGTGCCCTTGGCCCCATCATGGTGGCCTATCCGGAGGGTGTCATTTATATGTCGATGAAACCGGAGGACATGCCCGAACTGGTGGAAGAACATCTCGTGAAGGGAAGAGTTCTGGAGCGGCTTCTTTACAAAGAACCAATGACGCAAGAACTCATCCCGGCAATGAATGACATACCCTTTTTCGCCCTCCAGAAGCTGATAGTATTGAAAAACAGAGGCAGGATCGATCCGGAAAACATCGAAGAGGCCATTGCCAGAGACGGTTATGCGGGTATGGCAAAGGCACTTACAGAAATGACTCCTGATCAAATTATCAAAGAGGTCCTTGACTCCGGATTGCGCGGAAGAGGCGGCGCCGGTTTCCCCACGGGCCTCAAATGGAAGTTCTGCTCACAGTCGCCCGGTGATGTAAAATACATCCTGTGTAATGCCGACGAGGGTGACCCTGGCGCCTTTATGGACAGGAGTGTTCTCGAGGCTGATCCTCATGCCCTCCTTGAAGGCATGGTCATCGGCGCCAAGGCCATTGGGGCTCACCAGGGCTATATCTACTGCCGTGCAGAGTACCCCCTGGCTCTTCATCGTTTGCAGATTGCAATCGACCAGGCAAAAGAATATGGGCTTTTAGGAAAGAATATCCTGGGAACGGGATTTGACGTTGATATTGAGATTTATCAAGGCGCCGGAGCATTTGTCTGCGGTGAAGAGACGGCCCTGATGACATCCATCGAAGGTAAGCGCGGTATGCCGCGGCCGAGACCACCATTTCCGGCCATTGCCGGACTTTGGGGCAAACCGTCCGTTCTGAACAACGTTGAAACATTCGCCAATATCGGTCAGATTATTTCGAACGGGTCATCCTGGTATAACGCGATAGGAACAGAGAAAAGCAAGGGTACCAAAGTATTCGCCCTGACGGGCGATGTGAACAACGTCGGTCTTGTTGAAGTTCCCATGGGAACTACCCTCGGGCAGATTGTATACGACATCGGCGGCGGCATTCCCGGCGGAAAGAAGTTTAAGGCGGCTCAGTTGGGTGGGCCTTCCGGCGGATGTATCCCCACAGAGCACCTCAATGCCCCGATCGATTACGAAAGGGTAACAGAGCTGGGAGCCATTATGGGTTCCGGCGGTATGATCGTCCTGAACGAGGATAAGTGCGCCGTCGATATGGCCCGCTTCTTCATGGATTTCGTCCAGGATGAATCCTGCGGAAAGTGTACACCCTGTCGGGAAGGTACAAAAAGGATGCTTGAGATTTTGACCAACATCACCAAAGGCAAGGGCAAGGAAGGAGATATCGAACTCCTCCAGGAGATGGCCGTTATCATTAAAAATGCGTCTCTCTGCGGCCTCGGGCAGACAGCACCGAACCCGATCCTCAGCACCATCCGCTACTTCAGGAATGAATATGAGGAACATATAAGGGATAAGAAATGCAGAGCCGTAGTTTGTTCGGCCCTCTTCAAGTCGCCCTGCCAGCATACATGTCCCGCGGGAATGGACGTACCCGCTTATATCGCTCTTATCCGGGCGGAACGCTTCAGCGATGCTTATAAGGTCATGTTAAAAACAAATCCCTTCCCCTCCGTATGCGGGAGAGTGTGTGACCATAAGTGCCAGGCAAAGTGCCGCAGAGGCAATCTTGATGAACCCCTTGCCATCAAATTCCTGAAGAGGTTCATCACGGACAACGCACCAAGACCTGTGACGGCACCGGTTCCGGTAACCAGAAAAGAGAAGATCGCCGTTATCGGCGGAGGACCTTCCGGTCTCACAGCAGCTCGTGATCTGGCGTTGCGCGGATACAAAGTAGTTGTATTTGAAGAGCTACCCACGGCAGGTGGAATGCTTGGCTGGGCCATCCCTGCCTACAGGCTTCCCAGGAATACTTTGGCCAGTGAGATTAAAGACAATGTCGAATCACTGGGCGTGGAAATCAAGTGTAATACCCGAGTGGGCAAGGACATTTCCTTTGAACGGGTAAACAAAGACTTCGACTACATCTTCCTGGCTACAGGAGCCCATAAAAGTCAGCCCATGGGCGTACCCGGAGAAAACCTGAACGGTGTCTTCGGTGGCGTTGAGTTCCTGAGAGATTTTAATGGCGATGAAGATGCCTGGGTGAGCGGCAAGAAGTCGCTCGGTTCAAAAGTGGCTGTCATCGGCGGCGGAAACTCAGCTATTGACGCTGCTCGTGTAGCTCTACGTCTTGGCGCGTCTGTTACAATCCTCTACCGACGTGAGAGAAGAGACATGCCGGCTGCCGAGGAAGAAATCATCGCCGCTGAAGAAGAAGGGATCAAGATTGAATATCTGATCGCCCCACTCAAGATTGACGAAAAGAACGGCAAGGTGAGCGGGATTACCTGTGAGCGCATGAAACTGGGTGATTTTGACAAGAGCGGGAGAAGGAGACCTGTCGCGATTGCGGGCTCTGAATTTACTCTCAGCGTGGATGCCGTTATAGCATCCATCGGTCAGGTACCGGATATGACCTTTGTGCCCAAGGACAGTGGCGTAAATGTCAACAAGAGGTCAACATTTGATCTGGCGTCCGGAAGCAAGTCCCAGACGACCAACCCGAAGTTCTTTGCGGGAGGCGACGCCTTGACAGGACCGGACACCGTGATCGGCGCCATCGCTGCAGGACACCAGGCCGCACGTGATATGGATGCCCATATCAGGATGATTAATGGCGAACCGGCATACGAAGAACCTGCGGAAGAAAAGATCGACATCCCATTCATCATTGACGAGGAATCAGAAGAAGCTCCACAGGCGAAGATGCCTGAGTTGCACGGCCCAGACAGGAAACGTAACTTCAAGGAAGTCGAGCTTGGTTACAAGAAGATGATCGCTGTCCTGGAGGCAAGCCGCTGCCTGCGGTGCGACGCTGAAGTCGACTGA
- a CDS encoding (2Fe-2S) ferredoxin domain-containing protein, which yields MAKLSIADLKKIKDKVHSETSLREGGQRAKITVHMGTCGVAAGARAVMDSLMSEIAEAAVSDVMVTTSGCAGMCSKEPMVTVELIGKDPIVYGQMDANKMRQVFKRHVLQGEVQSMFAIARG from the coding sequence ATGGCAAAATTATCGATAGCAGATTTGAAGAAAATCAAGGATAAGGTTCATTCAGAAACCTCATTGAGAGAGGGCGGCCAACGGGCGAAAATTACCGTGCATATGGGCACGTGTGGTGTCGCCGCCGGTGCGAGAGCAGTGATGGATTCATTGATGAGTGAGATTGCGGAAGCAGCGGTATCGGATGTCATGGTGACAACATCCGGCTGTGCAGGGATGTGCAGTAAAGAACCCATGGTCACGGTAGAACTAATAGGGAAGGACCCTATCGTTTACGGACAGATGGATGCAAACAAGATGCGCCAGGTGTTTAAACGACACGTCCTGCAGGGAGAGGTTCAGAGCATGTTTGCTATTGCCCGAGGCTAA
- a CDS encoding NAD(P)H-dependent oxidoreductase subunit E, with product MKAKAVNVDIDISKEFTPEQLKKLDEIIAMNKDKAGSLIPVLEQAQMVLEFLPMPILKIIAAGLNLPLSRVYGVVTFYSFFTMTPRGKHTMRVCLGTACYVRGGKAIYDTIKKELKVEEGETTPDRLFTLETVRCVGACGLGPVIFVGDNVHGRLKPAKVKAVVNQYN from the coding sequence ATGAAAGCAAAAGCGGTAAATGTTGATATTGATATATCAAAGGAATTTACACCGGAACAGCTAAAAAAATTAGACGAAATCATTGCCATGAATAAAGACAAGGCAGGCTCATTGATTCCTGTTTTGGAGCAGGCGCAGATGGTACTTGAATTTCTGCCGATGCCTATTCTGAAAATCATCGCTGCCGGGCTTAATCTGCCTCTGAGTCGAGTCTATGGCGTGGTGACGTTTTATTCATTCTTTACGATGACCCCGCGCGGCAAGCATACCATGCGCGTGTGTCTGGGTACTGCCTGCTATGTTCGCGGCGGCAAGGCAATATATGATACCATCAAGAAAGAGCTTAAGGTGGAAGAGGGAGAAACGACTCCGGATAGGCTCTTCACCTTGGAAACAGTGCGTTGTGTAGGCGCCTGTGGTTTGGGACCGGTCATCTTCGTCGGTGATAACGTCCACGGGAGGTTGAAACCAGCGAAGGTCAAAGCAGTAGTAAATCAGTACAATTAA
- a CDS encoding ATP-binding protein: protein MLELSLHILDIVENSTRAGAKTVNITIIEDTIRDILSLEIRDNGSGMSEDVLKKAMDPFFTTKTVRNVGLGLPMLAQAAERTDGKFIIESKGGEGTRVAVEFKLRHIDRQPLGDIASTLVTLIAGNTDVDFIYRHKHNDQEYILDTRDVKREIDDVPINHVEVLHFIREHVREGMMEIGAEA from the coding sequence TTGCTTGAACTTTCACTGCATATCCTGGATATCGTGGAAAACTCTACCAGGGCCGGTGCCAAAACGGTAAATATTACCATTATTGAAGACACAATAAGGGACATCCTGTCCTTAGAAATACGGGATAATGGATCCGGTATGAGCGAGGATGTTCTCAAAAAAGCCATGGATCCATTTTTTACAACAAAAACGGTTCGCAACGTCGGGTTAGGGCTTCCGATGCTTGCGCAGGCCGCAGAAAGAACAGACGGTAAATTTATTATAGAATCGAAGGGAGGTGAAGGGACAAGGGTTGCAGTTGAATTTAAGCTTAGACATATTGACCGACAACCCCTTGGCGATATCGCAAGTACCCTGGTCACACTGATTGCGGGAAATACGGATGTTGATTTCATATACCGCCATAAACATAATGATCAGGAATATATTTTAGATACAAGAGACGTCAAGAGAGAAATTGATGATGTGCCGATTAATCATGTGGAAGTCTTACATTTCATCAGGGAACATGTTCGAGAGGGCATGATGGAAATAGGAGCCGAAGCATGA